A region from the Ammospiza caudacuta isolate bAmmCau1 chromosome 4, bAmmCau1.pri, whole genome shotgun sequence genome encodes:
- the TDO2 gene encoding tryptophan 2,3-dioxygenase — MSQCPFAGKNYLFNFSKLSLEDENNDKSQEGINKASKGGLIYGEYLQLNKILNAQELESEKKGKKIHDEHLFIVTHQAYELWFKQILWEMDSVRVIFQNGHVRDERNMLKVITRMNRISLILKLLVEQFSVLETMTALDFFDFRYYLSPASGFQSLQFRLLENKIGVPQSLRVPYNRRHYRDNFKGQDHELLLQSEQEPTLLQLVEAWLERTPGLDSEEFDFWGQFEENVLKGLEEEFALIQAKAESEEKDDLLSEFQKQRDILLSLFDEKRHEHLLSKGERRLSYKALKGALMIYFYREEPRFQVPFQLLTSLMDLDVLMTKWRYNHVCLVHRMIGGKAGTGGSSGYHYLRSTVSDRYKVFVDLFNLSTFLVPRHWIPKMNPSIHKFLYTAEYCDSSYFSSDDSD; from the exons ATGAGCCAGTGCCCCTTTGCGGGGAAGAATTACCT aTTTAATTTTAGCAAGCTATCTTTGGAAGATGAAAATAATGACAAATCTCAAGAAGGCATAAATAAAGCCAGCAAAGGTGGGCTTATCTATGGAGAATACCTACAA ctgAACAAAATATTGAATGCTCAAGAACTTGAGAGtgagaagaaagggaaaaaaatccatgatGAGCATCTTTTCATTGTGACACATCAAG CATATGAACTTTGGTTTAAGCAGATTTTGTGGGAAATGGACTCTGTGCGAGTGATCTTTCAAAATGGTCAT gtaAGAGATGAGAGGAACATGCTGAAGGTTATTACTCGAATGAACAGAATTTCACTGATTCTGAAATTACTTGTGGAACAGTTCTCAGTTTTGGAAACTATGACTGCATTGGACTTCTTTGATTTCAG GTACTACCTAAGCCCAGCCTCGGGGTTTCAGAGCCTGCAGTTTCGCTTGCTGGAGAACAAGATTGGAGTTCCCCAAAGCCTGAGAGTGCCTTATAACAGAAGGCATTACCGTGATAACTTCAAGGGACAGGATCATGAACTGCTGCTTCAATCAGAGCAAGAACCAACACTACTGCAACTTGTGGAG GCATGGCTGGAAAGAACTCCGGGACTTGACTCAGAAGAATTTGATTTCTGGGGACAATTTGAAGAGAATGTTTTAAAAGGCCTAGAAGAGGAATTTGCCTTGATACAG GCCAAAGCagaatcagaagaaaaagatgACTTACTGTCTGAATTCCAAAAGCAGAGAGACATTTTACTTTCATTGTTTGATGAAAAACGCCATGAACATCTGCTCAGTAAAG GAGAGAGGAGACTGTCCTACAAAGCACTGAAGGGGGCCTTGATGATCTACTTCTACAG GGAGGAGCCTCGTTTCCAGGTTCCATTTCAGCTTCTTACCTCCCTTATGGATCTTGATGTGCTCATGACTAAATGGAGAT ATAACCATGTCTGCCTGGTGCACAGAATGATTGGTGGCAAGGCTGGCACTGGAGGCTCCTCAGGCTACCACTACTTGCGTTCCACAGTGAG TGACAGATACAAGGTGTTTGTGGATTTGTTCAATCTTTCAACATTTCTAGTGCCAAGACACTGGATACCAAAGATGAACCCAAGCATTCATAAATTCCTTTACACAGCAGAATACTGTGACAGCTCCTACTTCAGCAGTGATGACTCTGACTAA
- the ASIC5 gene encoding acid-sensing ion channel 5 has protein sequence MDQLRRFIQWDAKGILEKIRLCLIKKLLPDWEDRRKYHEEFASSTSFHGVHNIVHRQSRARRALWLLVVAGCLATAAWQICSRFSYYLSWPTTTAVVVQYTEKVKFPAVTFCNLNRFQAHAVSKLKVIFLIWNTVSAILQKFAMEDKYSQELNDFLLGNQNFSIKDFTRQNGFYLNSSTLLECDFFGKPCYPQDFEHVFTEYGNCFTFNHNDLSARRVSLSGRGLHLLFDVQQEKFTDEPTLGYTDAGITFVVHSPQELPRFDGLGLLTPVGTHAQVAIRQLKSIIQEYPWGECKPDIKLQYHKIYSTNGCLLECKARYIQDWCGCLPFILPGNGTECDLLKFYKCVYPAVYNIEIKGLCTVGTHNSTCPAPCEETDYPTTVTYSNFGGEKAIKYFSTKLKKSPEYIRQNLVRIEIKYHDLSYKITQQQKALTISELLADVGGQLGLFCGASMITIIELLEYVFTNFCWMCIFLLLKAPEMPQWNNPSQNQPTQKGKKRRIQEC, from the exons ATGGACCAGCTCAGGAGATTCATTCAATGGGATGCCAAAG GAATACTGGAAAAGATACGATTGTGTTTGATAAAGAAACTGCTGCCAGACTGGGAAGACAGAAGGAAGTATCACGAGGAGTTTGCCTCATCCACTTCGTTCCATGGCGTGCACAACATTgtgcacaggcagagcagggcccgcAGGGCGCTGTGGCTGCTGGTGGTGGCGGGCTGCCTCGCCACTGCTGCCTGGCAGATCTGCAGCCGCTTCAGCTACTACCTCAGCTGGCCAACCACCACTGCCGTGGTGGTACAGTACACGGAAAAAGTCAAATTCCCCGCCGTGACCTTCTGCAACTTGAACAG GTTTCAAGCTCATGCTGTGAGCAagctgaaagtaatttttttaatttggaacaCTGTATCTGCAATTCTCCAAAAATTTGCTATGGAAGACAAATATTCCCAGGAGTTAAATGATTTCCTTCTTGGGAACCAGAACTTCAGCATCAAAGACTTTACAAGGCAAAATGGGTTTTATCTGAACAGCAGCACATTGCTtgaatgtgatttttttggaaAGCCATGTTACCCACAG GATTTTGAACATGTGTTTACTGAATATGGAAACTGCTTTACTTTTAATCACAATGATCTTTCAGCAAGAAGAGTGAGTTTGTCTGGAAGAGGCTTACATTTGCTTTTTGATGTCCAGCAG GAGAAATTCACTGATGAGCCTACCCTTGGTTATACTGACGCTGGAATAACTTTTGTTGTCCACTCACCCCAAGAGCTGCCGCGCTTTGATGGGTTGGGTTTGCTGACGCCGGTGGGCACGCACGCGCAGGTCGCAATCCGCCAGCTGAAG TCAATTATCCAAGAATACCCATGGGGAGAGTGCAAGCCTGATATAAAGCTTCAGTACCACAAGATTTATAGTACTAATGGATGTTTGCTGGAATGCAAAGCCCGGTACATACAGGACTGGTGTGGCTGTTTGCCTTTCATTCTTCCAG gaaatggAACAGAATGTGACTTGCTGAAGTTTTACAAATGTGTTTATCCAGCAGTCT ATAATATAGAGATAAAAGGATTATGTACAGTAGGAACACACAATTCCACTTGCCCTGCCCCGTGTGAAGAAACAGATTATCCTACCACTGTCACCTATTCAAActttggaggagaaaaagccataaaatatttttctacaaaactgaagaaaagcCCAGAATACATCAG GCAAAACCTGGTGCGTATTGAGATTAAATATCATGATCTGAGCTACAAAATaacacagcagcagaaggcTTTGACTATCTCTGAGTTGCTTG CTGATGTAGGTGGCCAGCTTGGATTGTTTTGTGGTGCCAGTATGATTACAATCATAGAACTGCTAGAGTATGTTTTTACTAACTTCTGTTGGATGtgcatctttcttcttttgaaagCTCCTGAAATGCCTCAATGGAACAATCCATCCCAGAACCAACCAAcgcaaaagggaaaaaagaggagaatACAAGAATGTTAA